The genomic segment caaaaaaaatgtccCAAATACGTTAGTACCACAAATGCTCCATCTTCACCAAGCCAAGCAGATTTTCCCTATGATCAACatacaaactaaaaataaagagTAACAACTAGCAAGAGGTCAGAAACAAAGCAGCAAAACCTAAGCAcccatttgatcaaaaaaagaattccaaaaataaaaaacaaaaaacttttaagaCAAGGGACCTTGACGATGGGCATTTGAGCACCAAAAGTGAGAACAACACCCATCTGGAGCAAAACTCGAAAAGTATCTCGAATGTTATTGGCATTGAACTCTTTAAAACTCTCAGCACAATCTCCACCTTGCAATAAAAAGGCACCTCCCACAGCAGCACTCGCAATTCTCTCCTCGAGCTTCCTAGCCTCGCCCGCGAACACAATTGGCGGGAAATTGGTAAGGGTCTGGAGCACCGAGTGCAGTTCAACCGGGTCCGGGTAATCAGGAAGCTGGCGTGCTGGTTTCGATTTCCAGCTGTCTAAGGCCCAGTTGGAAGAGATTGTGGGCTTTGATGTTGGAGTTGAGCGCAGGGAGGCAAAAACAGAAGTGGTTTTGGGTTTGAGGTTAGGGTTTCTGGTTGTTGAGGTGAAGCTTTGGGGTTTGAGAGGGGAGATGGAGGGTCTTGCAGTGCTGAGAGTGGTTGAGAGTgccattttccttcttttttttttctttttttttattgtttgatgaTGGGGGACGAGAAGCGAAGGAAAGAGATCGGCTGTGCCGTGGCTGATATAAAGAAGAAAGGGGCAAATCCGTAATAATAATGTTTAAGAGTCAATGTTTTGCCACGTCAGTTTGTTCGTTTGGTTGtaagatatttttgttatttaataaatCAGATTTATGCGTCATCATTCCCTGTTACTAAAGGTTAGGTGGGGGTGTGTGCCTGCCtaatccctttttatttttttttattattatattttaaataaatgtatTATCAGCATACACGTACTTCTTCGactaatcttttattttatttaagtataCAGATGGATGGTGCTTTGGAAAGATCAGTCGATATATTGAgccggatttttttttttgaaaaaaaatacagcaaatacaaaaaaataataataataataattaaacgaTGAAGTTTGAATATAAATacccaatttaaaaaattataataaaaatttgagttaattatgattaatttaCAAAACTTGTGGTTAAGTATTGTAATTAAACACTAATCAAGTGCatgaaatactttttaaaataaaacaacaatttttttttaaaaaataaaaataaattaaataaaaaaaatagactggCACGTTGGCCTACTTATACTCTTTAATCATAAAAGGTCTGGCTTGTGTACTAAGCCATGAAAGAGGCTTGGCCTGCGAGTCAAGACTTTATTTATGCTAACAGCACTAGTagataataattcttttttatttaaaaaaaaaaacagcaaatgGTCTCATTTGTTAGCCTAATTTTTCGACGATTTAGATCACCACAAAAATCAGGCTTTAggtatttttttgctaaaaaaaattgattttcaacttACTTATAACTCAAACatagttggaaaatattttagaCACCTTGATAAATTCATCAatagccttaaaaaaaaaagtacgaAAACCCGAAACTAGAAATCTTTCTgagtttaaatatgtttttaagtaattttaaggttaaaaaacattcaagtggaacttttctcatcaaataaaattctttGACACCAAGATCAACTATTTTGTTAATTAGAATTGATAttaatgcttattttttctatttattgctGGAATTAGGTGAATTTCTATGAaaccattaatttaaaaataaaaaaatacaaatatgtattaaaattaactttgatttgaaattttgaaaatcaaatggATTCAGAATTTATAGTTTAGAAAGTATGAGGTCCCAATAAacatttttaaagtttgaaaaagccatcaattttctctattttttttactttaatgtcctatctttttttaatcaagttatttttttagaaattaacttaaaCTGGCCTGCAATTTAGTCctatagggaaaaaaaaaagctttgggACGGGAAAAAAAAGGCACTCATAACAGTGAGTCTAAGTAAAATGTTTCTATTGTGCCATCTCAATCCTCACACCTTTTAGAGTTTCTATTAATCTAAGAGGGTAaccaaaataactaaataatccaaattaattttaaaaaaatcaatatctaatttaattttaaaaatcaatttaagaaatgaaattgaatttttatatataaaaaaatctattcaatttaattttgatttcggattttagaaattaaaccaattcttgaaaaaaaaaagtcagaaaagctataaaaaaatattaaattcattacaTCAAAACCTGCCAAGACATACAGAACAGTTcggttcttttttttaaaaaaaaaaaaaaaaaccctcgcCAAATCGTTCTATTTTGATCtagttcaatttttctttttaaaaaaattcaatttagttgGATTTTCATGCATTTATATGTTTGGTGTGAATTGAAACTCCTCTCCATGTTTagaatttaacattaaaaaaaaaaaaaaaaaaccttttagtgCGTTCCTTTGCTCTCAAAAACCAAAATCGGAGACGCCATTCCAAGGGCTAAGATACAAAAGTCTTCCAATAATCTTACTCCCCCTCGCATACACAGGTAGATAGGTAATGGAAGTAACAGAATGTTGcatgttaaattgaaaaaaaaatatagtgatgAATTGATAAGCAAATACAGCATGGGAAAGCTATGGCTATGCCAGCCCTAATATCCCGTTATTCACTCAGGTCAGGATCATTTCTCCAAGGAATACATTTAGGTACATTTTCTGTAATGTGCCAATCAAGTAAATGTGAAACCAGATTATAACAAGGTCGGGTACTTTGCGTAAAGGAAGTCTCTGAGAGTCCTGGCAGCCTTCTGGCCACCCATTAGTTCAGCTAGCTTCTCTACAGGAAGAAGTGTGAGTTCTGCTAAGCTCTTACATCCATCCATTATAGCCCTGTAGTTTGAATCTGTGACCCCCGGGAGCCGTCTCAGAAACTCCACAGCAGATGTATTGTAGTTCTCCGCTCTGTAATGGATAGAGGgtataaatcataataaaaaaacctgggGAAGAAACAGCACAATGACAAGAACCGTTTTGTCCTAGTTATGTTTGCATGCATACCAagtcaagtaaaaaacaaaaatgtagaTCCAACACCCCAAAAGAAAATTCATGTGCAAAATTCAACAATCAAGTCCCTTCTCGATCACAGCATTGCAAATAGTATGTCCCCGGACTACACCAGATTTATCCACCCCGCCTAAGATTTACTTTTTTAACTCCCATTTCCCACACAAAGCATCATAGATCATAATGCAATGTTAAGAGCTTATAAATCAAGCTTGCGAAAAAAGACAGTATGCACCTTACCTAACATCATTTTCCACAATACCATCCTCCGACGGGACACCAACTCTAACTGCCTTCATCTCATCAGGTTCATCCTGATTTGCCTTCAGCGAAGCAAATATTTCAGCTGTAGCATGTAAACTGCGTGACCAGATGATTCGCAGGCGGGGAAAATGTAGAGCAAGCAATGACAGCTTGGATATAATACTAGTTGGTGTGACATCATCACCAATATCACTTGCAGACTGCAAAATTATATCCAATTAATCAAACTGGCACAGCATTACGCCTGATTAAGAACCACCTCTTTCATCTGATGAAGTTAGTTTACCTGAAATGAAAAGCTTTTATCTTGTGAAAACTCAATCAGAAGGACAGGTAATCGATAATAGCGCACCATTGTTTCCACTTGGTTGTAAAGCCGGCCTGATGTAAAGCTCATAAAAAGATCTTGGATACTCTTCCTCTCTACACATATTGACGGTGAGAGAATATAATCCCCAACTTCCAATGTAACTGGTATTATGCTCATTCCTTTCTGGTGGAGAACATTTGGGAGGCTACTCATGAACTCCCTCATGTCTACAATGACCTGAAAATGAAGCAATTCCTCAATATTATACTTCATAGAAattgagaagagaaaaacagtTCATCCTGAATGGCTCAAAACGCTATCACATACCTGCATTTCTTTCTCAATTTCCTTTCTCCCACCAGCCCTTCTGGTTGAGTTTTGGTAACTTGAAGCTAGTGGCTCTATGGAAACATTCAATCCTAAGCAATGTCCATTCTGATCCAAAACCAAGTGAAATCCACATGagcaaaattagaaattaacattGATAAGATATCAGAAAGTAAATGCGGATCcctaagggtttttttttttcaaagagatGAATGGATTTGTTGATTGCAAATgtttaaatacaatttataaTGACCGTACCTGATCAACTGGAATCATCATCAGCGATTTCTGCCTGATCAAAGATTCAAATGCTCCATTCTCCCTGCGAATACTAGCCTCAAACTTTTGGACCTCAGTAGAATCctcatagaaaagaaaatacaccTTCAACTTTTTTGAGCGATTTTCAGCTTTGTAGACTTCAATTTCCCGGACAAACATCATGTCTGGATGATAAGCAATAACTACAGAAGGCTTTAAGATGTCAAGTATAGGCTGATCACTTTCCAGAGCATGAAAGTGCACCGGTGGTATTGGCTTGGCATTTCGAGATCCTGTAAGGCCTAGCTCTTCAGCATGTCTCTGAAGAGACCCTTTGTCAACAGATGCCCGCTGCAAATTCGCTTCATAATAACCATCTATGGCAGCTTGATCATTTTCAACTGTCtggcttttgttttttgaaccAGATATTTCTGGCAAATCTTTTATCACCGTATCAATATTGCTGTCATAGTCCTTGCTTCCAGAATCCTGACCAGTTGCTTGGCCTCTTTTCTTGCgttcttttcccttttcttttgcacCTTTCATGCTGCTGTCAGCAAGAGGCTGCACTTCATCTTCAACAACCAGTCCCCTTTTATACTGATTTCTTATTTTTGATGCTGCAGCCAACAAAACATCATGTTCCTGCTTGTTTGTGCTGCTAGCTTCCGCACTTTGCACAGTCGCTACAGGAACAACTCCGTCAAGAATTCCAAATCCTTTGGGCTCTTTTGGCTTtagttttgctttctttttctcagGTGCTGGCAAGCCACCTAGCTCAACTTTGCTCAACAAGTACTTCTTCCATTCTTCTTGCAACACcttcataagaaaaatatactATCATCTGGTCACATTTAGCACATACTTATCCGGACAACACCAAGGAGAAAACATCGCTAAATGCATTTTTCACCAAATTGAAATAGATAATTGCCTACAGCTTTCAAAGAGACATTGAGCTTTGCTAAGGGAAGCTAACCCTTCACTTTACATCCTATCATTGGGACCACAGATGAAAACTACATATAAGTCCaccgggaaaaaaaaattgaacttctAAACTGGAAAGGAACTATGCAGTGAAGAGCTACAAGCAGGCAAGAGCTTCACTAGGGTCAAAAAAGGTAGCGCTCACATGGGGCACAAGCCCTTGCAACAGATTGGAACAAAGTGCATGCACGTGCTCTGGCCTCTACTCTGTGAAGCACTTCAACATgtgatcaaaataaaagatagaataagaaaaggaaactcAAAAAAATGTCAAACAACCTTTCGAGGGCTGTGCATGATGCAATCTTCAAGCTGCATGCATGAGCATTCATCTTTGCATGCCACCAGAACAATGCCATTATCAACACCTTCACTTTCAACCTGATCTTCTTCTCCACTTTCAACCCTTTGTCTTTCTTCCCCTATCTCTTCAAGTATCTCCTGTAGTAAAAGTGTCACATCTAAACTTAAGACTGGTAAATCCAAAATTAACGAATATGCTCAAAACAACAACAGGCACTGGTAGAGCCAGAGAAAATTATGACAGAAGTTCAAAAACAAAGCCGAATCAGAGACAAATTTTCTTTCCAAGATGCATCAATTGCTTAGATGTGAAAAGTTACAGccaaattttcaataaatttattcaattgtGCTTAAAATACAGCCATAAGACAGCATAGAAAATGGAACTCACTCACTCACACGTAACACCTTCCATTTTGGTGCCTCCTCCAAAACTTCCTCCAACACAACCCCACTACTTGTAGTTGAGGACGAAGTACCATCAGCTGCTAGGAAAATTTCAGAATGAGAAGTTATCAAAACTAACGCCGTAGAAGTGCTTGgttaaaagaaagatgaaaacaaTAATGAAACTTCACCTTCTCCCTCGTTACTGTCAccctttaattttctcttttttcctaCTTTGTTCTTACTCTGCTCATTTAATTTCACATCACTTGATCTTGTCAAACGGAATACTCGCTTCTTTgcataatcaaatatcttatAGCTGGGTTCTGCAAATATCCAAACAGACTGAAAACTCTGTGACACCCTAAGCGTATCCAAGTACTTCAAATAACTTACTGCATCATACCTA from the Populus nigra chromosome 1, ddPopNigr1.1, whole genome shotgun sequence genome contains:
- the LOC133673925 gene encoding DNA repair endonuclease UVH1 isoform X1 encodes the protein MVQFHEHIITDLLEDPAGGLVILSSGLSLPKLVSSLLSLHSPSQGTLLIFSPPPTLKSLILHHHNTNQNPIEITADLPSHHRLSLYSSGQICFITPRILIVDLLSNKIPTSSLAGLIILNAHSISETSTEAFIVRILKSSTQNRNQNNSNVFYIRAFSDRPQAMVSGFCKTERLMKCLFIKRLHLWPRFQVYVSQELEKDPPEVVDVRVPMSKYMVGIQKAILEVMDACLKEMRKSNKVDVEDLTVENGLFKSFDEIVRRQLDPIWHTLGKKTKQLVSDLKTLRKLLDYLVRYDAVSYLKYLDTLRVSQSFQSVWIFAEPSYKIFDYAKKRVFRLTRSSDVKLNEQSKNKVGKKRKLKGDSNEGEADGTSSSTTSSGVVLEEVLEEAPKWKVLREILEEIGEERQRVESGEEDQVESEGVDNGIVLVACKDECSCMQLEDCIMHSPRKVLQEEWKKYLLSKVELGGLPAPEKKKAKLKPKEPKGFGILDGVVPVATVQSAEASSTNKQEHDVLLAAASKIRNQYKRGLVVEDEVQPLADSSMKGAKEKGKERKKRGQATGQDSGSKDYDSNIDTVIKDLPEISGSKNKSQTVENDQAAIDGYYEANLQRASVDKGSLQRHAEELGLTGSRNAKPIPPVHFHALESDQPILDILKPSVVIAYHPDMMFVREIEVYKAENRSKKLKVYFLFYEDSTEVQKFEASIRRENGAFESLIRQKSLMMIPVDQNGHCLGLNVSIEPLASSYQNSTRRAGGRKEIEKEMQVIVDMREFMSSLPNVLHQKGMSIIPVTLEVGDYILSPSICVERKSIQDLFMSFTSGRLYNQVETMVRYYRLPVLLIEFSQDKSFSFQSASDIGDDVTPTSIISKLSLLALHFPRLRIIWSRSLHATAEIFASLKANQDEPDEMKAVRVGVPSEDGIVENDVRAENYNTSAVEFLRRLPGVTDSNYRAIMDGCKSLAELTLLPVEKLAELMGGQKAARTLRDFLYAKYPTLL
- the LOC133673925 gene encoding DNA repair endonuclease UVH1 isoform X2; the protein is MVQFHEHIITDLLEDPAGGLVILSSGLSLPKLVSSLLSLHSPSQGTLLIFSPPPTLKSLILHHHNTNQNPIEITADLPSHHRLSLYSSGQICFITPRILIVDLLSNKIPTSSLAGLIILNAHSISETSTEAFIVRILKSSTQNRNQNNSNVFYIRAFSDRPQAMVSGFCKTERLMKCLFIKRLHLWPRFQVYVSQELEKDPPEVVDVRVPMSKYMVGIQKAILEVMDACLKEMRKSNKVDVEDLTVENGLFKSFDEIVRRQLDPIWHTLGKKTKQLVSDLKTLRKLLDYLVRYDAVSYLKYLDTLRVSQSFQSVWIFAEPSYKIFDYAKKRVFRLTRSSDVKLNEQSKNKVGKKRKLKGDSNEGEADGTSSSTTSSGVVLEEVLEEAPKWKVLREILEEIGEERQRVESGEEDQVESEGVDNGIVLVACKDECSCMQLEDCIMHSPRKVLQEEWKKYLLSKVELGGLPAPEKKKAKLKPKEPKGFGILDGVVPVATVQSAEASSTNKQEHDVLLAAASKIRNQYKRGLVVEDEVQPLADSSMKGAKEKGKERKKRGQATGQDSGSKDYDSNIDTVIKDLPEISGSKNKSQTVENDQAAIDGYYEANLQRASVDKGSLQRHAEELGLTGSRNAKPIPPVHFHALESDQPILDILKPSVVIAYHPDMMFVREIEVYKAENRSKKLKVYFLFYEDSTEVQKFEASIRRENGAFESLIRQKSLMMIPVDQNGHCLGLNVSIEPLASSYQNSTRRAGGRKEIEKEMQVIVDMREFMSSLPNVLHQKGMSIIPVTLEVGDYILSPSICVERKSIQDLFMSFTSGRLYNQVETMMKEVVLNQA
- the LOC133673925 gene encoding DNA repair endonuclease UVH1 isoform X3, yielding MVQFHEHIITDLLEDPAGGLVILSSGLSLPKLVSSLLSLHSPSQGTLLIFSPPPTLKSLILHHHNTNQNPIEITADLPSHHRLSLYSSGQICFITPRILIVDLLSNKIPTSSLAGLIILNAHSISETSTEAFIVRILKSSTQNRNQNNSNVFYIRAFSDRPQAMVSGFCKTERLMKCLFIKRLHLWPRFQVYVSQELEKDPPEVVDVRVPMSKYMVGIQKAILEVMDACLKEMRKSNKVDVEDLTVENGLFKSFDEIVRRQLDPIWHTLGKKTKQLVSDLKTLRKLLDYLVRYDAVSYLKYLDTLRVSQSFQSVWIFAEPSYKIFDYAKKRVFRLTRSSDVKLNEQSKNKVGKKRKLKGDSNEGEADGTSSSTTSSGVVLEEVLEEAPKWKVLREILEEIGEERQRVESGEEDQVESEGVDNGIVLVACKDECSCMQLEDCIMHSPRKVLQEEWKKYLLSKVELGGLPAPEKKKAKLKPKEPKGFGILDGVVPVATVQSAEASSTNKQEHDVLLAAASKIRNQYKRGLVVEDEVQPLADSSMKGAKEKGKERKKRGQATGQDSGSKDYDSNIDTVIKDLPEISGSKNKSQTVENDQAAIDGYYEANLQRASVDKGSLQRHAEELGLTGSRNAKPIPPVHFHALESDQPILDILKPSVVIAYHPDMMFVREIEVYKAENRSKKLKVYFLFYEDSTEVQKFEASIRRENGAFESLIRQKSLMMIPVDQNGHCLGLNVSIEPLASSYQNSTRRAGGRKEIEKEMQVIVDMREFMSSLPNVLHQKGMSIIPVTLEVGDYILSPSICVERKSIQDLFMSFTSGRLYNQVETMVN